In one Culex quinquefasciatus strain JHB chromosome 2, VPISU_Cqui_1.0_pri_paternal, whole genome shotgun sequence genomic region, the following are encoded:
- the LOC119766585 gene encoding uncharacterized protein LOC119766585, whose translation MLNSGKVLLKHQQIVLFLIRAVLETPDQDAVAEVGPRETIQDVKVKFAALECIEEPAQLVLSCEGMLLAHDSLVSALGSAELDLTVPLLGGKVHGSLARAGNVKGQTPKVEKKEKKKKTSRAKRRIQYNHNFANVVQAFGRRRGPNANST comes from the coding sequence atgctgAATTCGGGAAAAGTGCTTTTAAAGCACCAGCAAATCGTCCTTTTTCTGATTCGTGCCGTTCTAGAAACGCCAGATCAAGATGCAGTTGCAGAGGTCGGACCCCGGGAAACCATCCAAGATGTTAAGGTCAAGTTCGCCGCCCTGGAGTGCATCGAGGAACCGGCCCAACTGGTGCTGTCCTGCGAGGGCATGCTACTCGCCCACGACTCGCTCGTGTCCGCCCTCGGCTCGGCCGAACTCGACCTGACCGTGCCGCTGCTCGGTGGTAAGGTACACGGTTCGCTGGCCCGTGCCGGCAATGTCAAGGGCCAAACGCCGAAGGTCGAGAAGaaggaaaagaagaagaagaccagcCGTGCCAAGCGCCGCATCCAGTACAACCACAACTTTGCCAACGTGGTGCAGGCCTTCGGTCGCCGCCGCGGTCCGAACGCCAACTCGACGTAA